From the Sphingomonas mesophila genome, one window contains:
- the kdsA gene encoding 3-deoxy-8-phosphooctulonate synthase: MQINGTPVGLDQPFFLIAGPCVIESEELQLRTAERLKQIADKLGIFLIFKSSFDKANRSSGTSFRGPGIDEGLKVLAKVRDTLGVPILTDVHDIPQVKPVAEVVDVLQTPAFLARQTDFIHAAAASGRPVNIKKAQFMAPGDMKNVVDKARAAAAAAGINEETIMVCDRGTSFGYNNLVSDMRGLAIMRETGCPVVFDATHSVQLPGGQGTSSGGQREHVPVLARAAVASGIAGLFMETHPDPSQALSDGPNAWPLDRMESLLGTLKAIDETVKARGFEEASL; encoded by the coding sequence ATGCAGATCAACGGCACCCCCGTCGGGCTCGACCAGCCCTTCTTCCTCATCGCCGGCCCGTGCGTCATCGAGAGCGAGGAGCTCCAGCTGCGCACCGCCGAGCGCCTCAAGCAGATCGCCGACAAGCTTGGGATCTTCCTCATCTTCAAGTCGAGCTTCGACAAGGCCAACCGCTCGTCCGGAACCAGCTTCCGCGGTCCCGGAATCGACGAAGGCCTCAAGGTCCTCGCCAAGGTCCGCGACACGCTCGGCGTCCCGATCCTGACCGACGTCCACGACATCCCGCAGGTGAAGCCGGTGGCCGAGGTCGTCGACGTCCTCCAGACCCCCGCCTTCCTCGCCCGCCAGACCGATTTCATCCACGCCGCCGCCGCCTCCGGCAGGCCGGTCAACATCAAGAAGGCGCAATTCATGGCGCCTGGCGATATGAAGAACGTCGTCGACAAGGCCCGCGCCGCCGCCGCCGCCGCCGGGATCAATGAAGAAACGATCATGGTCTGCGACCGCGGCACCAGCTTCGGCTACAACAACCTCGTGTCCGACATGCGCGGCCTCGCCATCATGCGCGAGACGGGCTGCCCGGTGGTGTTCGACGCGACCCACAGCGTCCAGCTGCCGGGCGGGCAGGGGACCAGCTCGGGCGGCCAGCGCGAGCATGTCCCGGTGCTCGCCCGAGCCGCCGTCGCCAGCGGCATCGCCGGACTGTTCATGGAAACCCACCCCGATCCGTCGCAGGCGCTCAGCGACGGCCCCAACGCCTGGCCGCTCGACCGCATGGAAAGCCTGCTCGGAACGCTCAAAGCGATCGACGAGACGGTGAAAGCGCGGGGCTTCGAGGAGGCCTCACTGTGA
- a CDS encoding TIGR01459 family HAD-type hydrolase translates to MIDPAALPERYRLILCDVWGVIHDGVAIFPGVAERLTAWRSEGRTVVLLTNAPRSQDAVAAQLDRLGLPRTAWDQIATSGEAGIAALQALGRPVGFIGSPADRANLEARGIRFTDDAFTDLAVTGIDGTRMDAADYRSELEAAAARGVTLHCLNPDMVVHRGGIPEACAGAIAALYEQLGGQIEYYGKPHAHIYEHALAIAGNPPKSSVLAVGDALATDVLGAARFGIGCLYVASGIHAGEPFPADFAERHGLGDWAPVAQVAALR, encoded by the coding sequence ATGATCGATCCGGCCGCGCTGCCGGAGCGCTACCGCCTCATCCTCTGCGACGTGTGGGGCGTGATCCACGACGGGGTCGCAATCTTCCCCGGGGTGGCCGAGCGCCTCACCGCCTGGCGCAGCGAGGGCCGCACCGTGGTCCTTCTCACCAACGCCCCGCGCAGCCAGGATGCGGTCGCCGCCCAGCTCGACCGCCTCGGCCTGCCGCGCACCGCCTGGGACCAAATCGCCACCAGCGGCGAAGCGGGGATCGCCGCGCTCCAGGCGCTCGGCCGGCCGGTCGGCTTCATCGGTTCCCCCGCCGACCGCGCCAATCTCGAAGCGCGCGGAATCCGCTTTACCGACGACGCCTTCACCGATCTCGCAGTAACCGGCATCGACGGCACGCGCATGGACGCCGCCGACTACCGCTCGGAGCTGGAGGCGGCCGCCGCGCGCGGGGTGACGCTCCACTGCCTCAACCCCGACATGGTGGTCCATCGCGGCGGCATTCCCGAAGCCTGCGCCGGGGCCATCGCCGCGCTCTACGAACAGCTCGGCGGACAAATCGAATATTACGGCAAGCCTCACGCCCACATCTACGAGCACGCCCTCGCCATCGCCGGCAACCCGCCCAAGAGCTCAGTGCTTGCGGTCGGTGACGCGCTCGCCACCGACGTGCTCGGCGCCGCCCGCTTCGGCATCGGCTGCCTCTATGTCGCCAGCGGAATCCACGCAGGCGAGCCATTCCCGGCCGACTTCGCCGAGCGCCACGGCCTCGGCGACTGGGCCCCGGTGGCCCAAGTCGCCGCACTGCGCTAA
- the kdsB gene encoding 3-deoxy-manno-octulosonate cytidylyltransferase translates to MKTAILIPARFASSRYPGKPLVGLKGAGGAEKPLIQRSFEAATRVPGLAEVHVVTDDPRIAETVRSFGGSALMTSEAARNGTERCAEALDQLAADIDVIVNFQGDALLTPPGFVTALVDQLATNASAEVVTPAMRQRVDEVRRLQAEEAAGRVGGTSVVVDGEGRALYFSKKLIPYLPERALDGEMSPVRLHIGVYAYRRSALASYVATPPSELEELEGLEQLRFLVAGIPIHVVEVATPAFTLRELNNPEDVSPIEDALAMAGLE, encoded by the coding sequence GTGAAGACCGCCATCCTCATCCCCGCGCGCTTCGCCTCGAGCCGCTATCCGGGCAAGCCATTGGTCGGCCTTAAGGGGGCAGGGGGCGCCGAAAAGCCGCTGATCCAGCGCAGCTTCGAGGCCGCGACCCGGGTTCCCGGACTCGCCGAGGTCCACGTCGTCACCGACGATCCGCGCATCGCCGAGACCGTGCGCAGCTTTGGGGGCAGCGCGCTGATGACCAGCGAGGCGGCGCGCAACGGGACCGAACGCTGCGCAGAGGCGCTCGACCAGCTCGCCGCCGACATCGACGTCATCGTCAATTTCCAGGGCGACGCCTTGCTGACCCCGCCCGGCTTCGTCACCGCGCTGGTCGACCAGCTCGCCACTAACGCCAGCGCCGAAGTCGTTACCCCCGCCATGCGCCAGCGGGTCGACGAGGTCCGCCGCCTCCAGGCGGAGGAAGCCGCCGGCCGCGTTGGCGGCACCAGCGTGGTCGTCGACGGCGAGGGCCGGGCGCTCTACTTCTCGAAGAAGCTCATTCCCTACCTCCCCGAACGCGCACTCGACGGCGAGATGAGCCCGGTCCGCCTCCACATCGGCGTCTACGCCTACCGCCGCTCCGCGCTTGCCAGCTACGTCGCCACCCCGCCGAGCGAACTCGAGGAATTGGAAGGCCTCGAGCAACTCCGCTTCCTCGTCGCCGGCATCCCGATCCACGTTGTCGAGGTGGCGACCCCCGCCTTCACGCTGCGCGAGCTCAACAACCCCGAGGACGTCAGCCCGATCGAGGACGCGCTCGCAATGGCCGGCTTGGAATGA
- a CDS encoding KpsF/GutQ family sugar-phosphate isomerase: MTLPDVSASVREFGRQMVHDEARALDALADSLGPEFETAVRLLLDCKGKLIVSGLGKSGHIGRKIAATFASTGTTATFLHLAEAIHGDLGMACAGDVGLLISQSGETAELQPVIDHFEHIGVPLIAITGNAASTLGEAAAAPLVLPHWPEVGPEAVAPTTSTTMTLALGDALAMTVMREKGFTRTDFGRLHPGGTLGLRLKPVRRLMHGGDSLPLIRADASMHDAIVVMTEKRLGLVGVTDGDGRLVGVITDGDLRRNIERGLDLTAADYMTADPKVVAPYDLVDDALDLFEEHRITALFVVDGDRPVGVLHIHDTPAARA, from the coding sequence ATGACGCTGCCCGACGTGTCGGCCTCGGTGCGGGAATTCGGCCGCCAGATGGTCCACGACGAGGCGCGCGCGCTCGATGCGCTGGCCGATAGCCTCGGCCCCGAGTTCGAGACCGCGGTGCGCCTCCTGCTCGACTGCAAGGGAAAGCTGATCGTCTCCGGGCTCGGGAAGTCGGGCCACATCGGCCGCAAGATCGCCGCGACCTTCGCCTCGACCGGCACCACCGCCACCTTCCTCCACCTCGCCGAGGCGATCCACGGCGACCTCGGAATGGCCTGCGCGGGCGATGTCGGCTTGCTGATCTCGCAATCGGGCGAGACCGCCGAGCTCCAGCCGGTAATCGACCATTTCGAGCATATTGGCGTGCCGCTCATCGCCATCACCGGCAACGCCGCCTCGACCCTCGGCGAGGCCGCCGCCGCGCCGCTGGTCCTTCCCCACTGGCCAGAGGTCGGGCCCGAAGCCGTCGCGCCGACCACGTCGACCACCATGACCCTGGCGCTCGGCGACGCGCTGGCGATGACCGTGATGCGCGAAAAGGGCTTCACCCGGACCGATTTCGGCCGCCTCCACCCGGGGGGCACGCTCGGCCTGCGGTTGAAGCCGGTGCGGCGGCTGATGCACGGCGGCGACTCGCTACCGCTGATCCGCGCCGACGCCTCGATGCACGACGCGATCGTGGTGATGACCGAAAAGCGCCTCGGCCTGGTCGGCGTCACCGACGGCGACGGCCGGCTGGTTGGCGTGATCACCGACGGCGACCTCCGGCGCAATATCGAGCGCGGGCTCGATCTTACCGCCGCCGACTATATGACCGCCGATCCCAAGGTGGTCGCGCCCTACGATCTCGTCGACGACGCGCTCGACCTGTTCGAGGAGCATCGCATCACCGCCTTGTTCGTGGTCGATGGCGATCGCCCGGTCGGCGTGCTGCACATTCACGACACGCCGGCCGCGCGCGCGTGA
- a CDS encoding dicarboxylate/amino acid:cation symporter, protein MDEAARNKGFSLQWQMLAGFVVGLTLGLIAYSTSRDAAWVETLTTYVTQPIGQIFLRLIFMLVIPLLFSALVVGISEMGEIRSLKRVGLRTLAYTIIVSAIAVAVSLATVNLLKPGVGVDRAAAATMLEDSAGRASEIVKGGEEQPKGIDAFVNIIPNNLVEVMGSNSAIISVMFFALFFGIGLLLTDTPNSRSLQRGFEGLFDVTMRLIMIVIKLAPIAVACFMFNLAALFGWELLVRLSAYVGVVLLALGIQMFIVFPALLATLGRKNPLQFFRQTQEASLMAFSTASSNATLPTSLRVAEERLGLPRRISRFVLTIGATANQNGTAMFEGVTVIFLAQFLGVELSLTQQLMVMVMCILGGIGTAGVPAGSLPVVALILAMVGIPPEAIALVLGVDRLLDMCRTTLNVVGDLVAAQVISAGEPADDAAASDQPSPVIANRDTAQA, encoded by the coding sequence ATGGACGAAGCGGCCAGGAACAAGGGCTTCTCGCTCCAGTGGCAGATGCTGGCCGGCTTCGTCGTCGGCCTGACGCTCGGCCTCATCGCCTACTCCACCTCGCGCGACGCCGCCTGGGTCGAGACCCTCACCACCTACGTCACCCAGCCGATCGGGCAGATCTTCCTCCGGCTGATCTTCATGCTCGTCATCCCGCTGCTGTTCTCGGCGCTGGTCGTCGGCATCTCGGAGATGGGCGAAATCCGCTCCTTGAAGCGCGTCGGACTCAGGACTCTCGCCTACACCATCATCGTCTCGGCGATCGCCGTCGCGGTCAGCCTTGCCACCGTCAACCTGCTCAAGCCCGGCGTCGGAGTCGACCGCGCCGCAGCCGCCACCATGCTCGAGGATTCGGCCGGCCGGGCGAGCGAGATCGTCAAGGGCGGCGAGGAGCAGCCCAAGGGCATCGACGCCTTCGTCAACATCATCCCCAACAACCTCGTCGAGGTGATGGGCTCCAACAGCGCGATTATCTCGGTAATGTTCTTCGCGCTCTTCTTCGGCATCGGCCTGCTGCTCACCGATACGCCCAACAGCCGCTCGCTCCAGCGCGGCTTCGAGGGTTTGTTCGACGTGACGATGCGGCTGATCATGATCGTCATCAAGCTCGCTCCGATCGCCGTCGCCTGCTTCATGTTCAATCTCGCCGCTTTGTTCGGCTGGGAGCTGCTGGTGCGCCTCTCGGCCTACGTCGGCGTCGTCCTGCTCGCGCTCGGCATCCAGATGTTCATCGTCTTCCCGGCGCTGCTTGCGACGCTCGGCCGCAAAAACCCTTTGCAGTTCTTCCGCCAGACGCAGGAGGCCAGTCTGATGGCCTTCTCGACCGCCTCGTCCAACGCCACGCTGCCCACCTCGCTTCGGGTCGCCGAGGAGCGGCTCGGACTGCCGCGGCGGATCTCGCGCTTCGTGCTGACCATCGGCGCCACCGCCAACCAGAACGGCACCGCGATGTTCGAGGGCGTGACCGTGATCTTCCTCGCCCAGTTCCTCGGCGTCGAGCTCAGCCTGACCCAGCAATTGATGGTGATGGTGATGTGCATCCTCGGCGGCATCGGCACTGCCGGGGTCCCCGCCGGCTCGCTGCCGGTGGTCGCGCTAATTCTCGCGATGGTCGGCATTCCGCCCGAGGCGATTGCCCTGGTGCTCGGCGTCGACCGCCTGCTCGACATGTGCCGAACCACGCTCAACGTCGTCGGCGATTTGGTCGCTGCGCAGGTGATTTCCGCCGGCGAGCCGGCCGATGACGCCGCCGCGAGCGATCAGCCTTCGCCGGTCATCGCCAACCGGGACACCGCCCAGGCATGA
- a CDS encoding class I SAM-dependent methyltransferase: MAMPTADWAGDAGATWARWWQATDRALAPVGEALDAALLAVAPSGQFRALDIGCGPGTTTLALAARRPDSTIIGCDLSEPLIAIARERAAASRNVRFLVEDAEVAAAAEGPFDLIVSRHGVMFFDNPARAFAALRLATAAGGTLVFTCFQSWHRNPWAFETVAAVAGTRVPEPGREPGGFAFADPDHVRDLLDGAGWSPDPPRAIDFDYVAGEGAAAVDDATAFLTELGPAARALAVLPPEDRAGARASLTRVIAAREHGNRIVFPAAAWLWSARAA, from the coding sequence ATGGCGATGCCGACTGCCGACTGGGCCGGGGACGCCGGCGCGACCTGGGCGCGCTGGTGGCAAGCGACCGACCGCGCCCTCGCGCCGGTCGGCGAAGCGCTCGATGCCGCGCTCCTCGCAGTCGCGCCGTCAGGCCAGTTCCGGGCGCTCGATATCGGCTGCGGCCCGGGCACCACCACGCTCGCGCTGGCGGCGCGGAGGCCGGACTCGACCATCATCGGCTGCGACCTGTCGGAGCCGCTGATTGCAATCGCCCGGGAACGCGCCGCAGCCTCCCGCAATGTCCGCTTCCTCGTCGAAGACGCCGAGGTCGCCGCCGCCGCCGAAGGGCCATTCGACCTCATAGTCTCGCGCCACGGCGTGATGTTCTTCGACAATCCCGCGCGCGCCTTCGCCGCCTTGCGCTTGGCGACCGCGGCTGGCGGAACACTCGTCTTCACCTGCTTCCAAAGCTGGCACCGCAATCCCTGGGCGTTCGAGACGGTCGCCGCGGTCGCCGGCACACGCGTCCCCGAACCGGGCCGCGAGCCGGGCGGCTTCGCCTTCGCCGATCCCGACCACGTTCGCGACCTGCTCGATGGGGCCGGCTGGAGCCCGGACCCGCCGCGCGCCATCGACTTCGACTATGTCGCGGGCGAGGGCGCGGCGGCGGTCGACGACGCGACCGCCTTTCTCACCGAGCTTGGCCCCGCGGCACGCGCGCTCGCCGTCCTGCCGCCCGAAGACCGCGCCGGCGCCCGCGCCAGCTTGACCAGGGTGATCGCCGCACGCGAACACGGCAACCGCATCGTCTTCCCCGCCGCCGCCTGGCTGTGGTCGGCGCGCGCCGCTTGA
- a CDS encoding multidrug effflux MFS transporter has protein sequence MPSNESNTPPARGRAGAKEIVALLAGLMALNAFAIDAMIPALPDIGADLGVAEDNRRQLVVVAYMLGFGASQLLWGPLADRFGRKPILAAGVALYTLFAILCGIARSFEPLIAARFAMGASAAVSRVLVVAMVRDLFEGEAMARVMSLTFMVFMVVPVVAPTIGQLILLAGPWRLIFIVLAAYGLAMGLWSWFRLSETLKPEYRRALNLGEIWSAVRATLADRLSLGYTMALTATFGGLTAYIASIQQIVFDAFGRPGAIGLVFAAIAAPMAAASWANSRIVGRFGTRRVGHSGLAAFALVTVVHAAVAMSFDEPLWLFVVLMALAFVAFAFTSSNLSTLAMANMAPIAGTASSVQGVVGTIGGALIGFTIGQAFDGTIRPFLIGLALCGLAALAISAWTERGRLFAALETPA, from the coding sequence ATGCCCTCGAACGAATCGAACACGCCGCCGGCCCGCGGGCGCGCCGGTGCCAAGGAAATCGTCGCGCTGCTGGCGGGGCTGATGGCGCTCAACGCCTTCGCGATCGACGCGATGATCCCGGCGCTGCCCGACATCGGCGCCGACCTTGGCGTGGCCGAAGACAACCGCCGCCAATTGGTAGTGGTCGCCTACATGCTCGGCTTCGGGGCGAGCCAATTGCTGTGGGGGCCGCTGGCCGACCGCTTCGGGCGCAAGCCGATCCTCGCCGCCGGGGTGGCGCTCTACACATTGTTCGCCATCCTGTGCGGGATCGCGCGCAGCTTCGAGCCGCTGATCGCGGCGCGGTTCGCGATGGGCGCGTCGGCGGCGGTCAGCCGGGTGCTCGTGGTGGCGATGGTTCGCGACCTGTTCGAAGGCGAGGCGATGGCGCGGGTGATGAGCCTGACCTTCATGGTGTTCATGGTCGTGCCGGTCGTCGCGCCGACCATCGGGCAGCTGATCCTGCTGGCCGGGCCGTGGCGGCTGATCTTCATCGTGCTTGCCGCCTACGGGCTGGCGATGGGGCTGTGGAGCTGGTTCCGGCTGAGCGAGACGCTGAAGCCGGAATATCGCCGGGCGCTCAACCTGGGCGAAATTTGGAGCGCGGTTCGGGCGACGCTCGCCGACCGGCTGAGCCTGGGTTACACCATGGCGCTCACCGCGACGTTCGGCGGGCTGACCGCCTACATCGCCTCGATCCAGCAGATCGTGTTCGACGCGTTCGGGCGGCCGGGCGCGATCGGGCTGGTGTTCGCCGCGATCGCCGCGCCGATGGCTGCCGCAAGCTGGGCCAACAGCCGCATCGTCGGCCGCTTCGGCACTCGCCGGGTGGGGCACAGCGGGCTGGCGGCGTTTGCGCTGGTGACGGTGGTTCACGCGGCGGTGGCGATGAGCTTCGACGAGCCGCTGTGGCTGTTCGTGGTGCTGATGGCGCTGGCGTTCGTCGCCTTCGCCTTTACCTCAAGCAACCTGTCGACGCTGGCGATGGCCAATATGGCGCCGATCGCGGGGACCGCCTCGTCGGTCCAGGGCGTGGTCGGGACGATCGGCGGGGCGTTGATCGGGTTCACGATCGGCCAGGCGTTCGACGGGACGATCCGGCCGTTCCTGATCGGGCTGGCGCTGTGCGGGCTGGCGGCGCTGGCGATCTCGGCGTGGACCGAGCGCGGACGGCTGTTCGCCGCGCTCGAAACTCCGGCCTAG
- the galE gene encoding UDP-glucose 4-epimerase GalE yields the protein MTRPAILVTGGAGYVGSHACQALAAAGWLPVVLDNLVHGHAEAVQWGPLEHGDIADRARLDHLLETYAPAAAMHFAAFTAVGESVADPGKYYRNNVAGSLTLLEALRDHGVGRIVFSSTAAVYGTPETVPIPEAAPKAPINPYGQTKLAVEHLLADFAAAHGIAATALRYFNAAGADRDGRIGERHDPETHLIPLALDAASGKGPPLKLFGDDYPTPDGTCIRDYIHVADLADAHVRALDAMDAFQAYNLGTGRGASVRQILDTVERVTGRAVPHDIAPRRPGDPPSLVADPSRAMAALGWKPKLSDLDTIVATAWAWHQRG from the coding sequence ATGACTCGTCCCGCGATCCTCGTCACCGGCGGCGCCGGCTATGTCGGTTCCCACGCCTGCCAGGCGCTCGCCGCCGCCGGCTGGCTGCCGGTGGTGCTCGACAATCTCGTCCACGGCCACGCCGAGGCGGTGCAATGGGGACCGCTCGAACATGGCGACATCGCCGACCGCGCCCGGCTCGACCACCTGCTCGAAACCTACGCACCCGCCGCCGCGATGCACTTCGCCGCCTTCACCGCGGTCGGCGAGTCGGTCGCCGATCCCGGCAAATATTACCGCAACAACGTCGCCGGCTCGCTGACCCTGCTCGAGGCCTTGCGCGATCACGGCGTCGGCCGGATCGTCTTTTCCAGCACCGCCGCGGTCTACGGCACGCCCGAAACCGTCCCGATCCCCGAGGCCGCGCCCAAAGCGCCGATCAATCCCTATGGCCAGACCAAGCTGGCGGTCGAGCACCTGCTCGCCGACTTCGCTGCGGCGCACGGCATTGCGGCCACCGCCTTGCGCTATTTCAACGCCGCCGGGGCCGATCGCGACGGCCGAATCGGCGAGCGCCACGACCCCGAGACCCACCTCATCCCGCTCGCGCTCGACGCGGCCTCGGGCAAGGGCCCGCCGCTCAAGCTGTTCGGCGACGATTACCCGACCCCCGACGGCACCTGCATCCGCGACTACATCCACGTCGCCGACCTCGCCGATGCCCACGTCCGAGCACTCGACGCAATGGACGCCTTCCAGGCCTACAACCTCGGCACCGGCAGAGGCGCGTCGGTGCGCCAGATCCTCGATACCGTCGAGCGGGTGACCGGCCGCGCTGTCCCGCACGACATCGCACCCCGCCGTCCCGGCGATCCGCCGTCGCTGGTCGCCGACCCCTCGCGCGCGATGGCCGCGTTGGGCTGGAAACCCAAGCTCAGCGATCTCGACACCATCGTCGCCACCGCCTGGGCGTGGCACCAGCGCGGCTAG